The DNA segment GGCCATGACGTCAAGGCCCAACAGACCGGCGGCCACGCCCCTTCCCCGCTCACGCCCACCCGGACCCGGGCGGGCGCGGAGGCGGGGGCCCTCAGGCCTGGGCCGGGGCCACGTACCGGGCCACCTTCACCCGGGCGGGACGGATGACGCGGTCCTTCAGGCGGTAGCCCGCGCGGAACTCGGCGACGACCTTCTGGTCGTCGTCCTGCACGGGCGTCACCTCCATGTCCGCCGCCTCGGCCACGTTCGGGTCGTAGGGGCGGCCCATCACCTGGATGCGCTCGATGCCGGTGGCCTGCGCCTTGGACAGCAGGCTGTCGCGGATCATCCGCACCCCCTGGGCCAGGGGCGAGGCGTCCTGGTGGCTGGCGGCCATCGCCAGGTCCAGCTCGTCGATGGCCTCCAGCAGCGTGCGGGCCACGTTGCCGCGCTCCACGTCGAGCATCCGCTCGCGCTCCCGCGTCAGCCGCTGCTTGAACTCCTCCCGGTCCTTGGTGAGGTCCTGGAGCCCCCGCGCCAGCTCGTTCACCCGGCGACGGGCCGCCTCCAGTTCCTGCTGGAGCCGCGCCACCTCGCCGTCCTGCTCGGCTTCGGCCGGGGCCTCGGCGGAGACCACTTCAGCCTCCTCGGTGGTGTTGGCGGAGGCCTTCGCCTCCGGGGTTTCGTCGCTGCTGGGATTTCCGGCCATTGTCGAACCTGCGCAGGGGTTGAAGGAAGCGGACCTCGATGAGCGGCGCGAACGTAACCGCGAGGGCGGCCCTGTCAACGCGCCTAGTGATTGGACGGAGCCGAGGGCGGTGCCTCGGCCATGAAGCCGTGATCGACCTGCCCCGTCACCTCATCGATGATTTCCACCTGCGCGGCTCGGAGGGAGTAGTAGAGAAGCCACCGCTCGGCGGCCGTCAGCGTCCCCGGAGGCAGCGCCTCCTCGATCTCCTGCACCGTGAGCCGGCCATCCTTCAGGCCCTTGGCGAACAACGACTTCCGCGCGACGTAGCTCTTCCCAATCCGGTTCTCCACGGCGACGCCTCCTTGTCGACCAAAAGTAATTTCGCCCACCGGCCACCGCAGGCTGGCGGTGGATCCGGTGGGCGAAGGACTGCCCGGAGAGCAGGCAGGCGCCCCTCTAGGAGTCGAGCTTGCCTTCCGCGTGCTGCGTCGGCGGAACGGTGGGCTCCGACTCCGTGCCGCCCACCGGGTGCGCGGAGATAACGGTGCGCGCCTCCGGGTGCAGCAGTCCGCGCTGCGCGTACACCTTGGGCCCCAGGATGGTGATCATCGCCTCCTCCTCGATGACCTCCGTCGCCAGCAGCCGCGCGGCCAGAGCCTCCACCTTCTCGCGGTGGATGTTGAGGACCTCACGGGCGCGGTCCAGCGCCTCGGAGACCATCTTGCGGACCTCGTCGTCGATCATCCGCGCCGTCTGCTCGGAGTAGCTGCGCGACTCCGGCAGGCCCGCGGACCGCAGGAAGCCCGGCCCCTGCTCACCGCTCAGCGCCACCGGCCCCAGGGTGCTCATGCCGTAGTCGCGGACCATCATCTTGGCGATCTCCGTCGCCTGCTTGATGTCATTGGAGGCGCCCGTGGAGACCTCGCCGATGAAGATCTCCTCCGCGGCGCGGCCCCCCATCATCCCCGCCATCTTGTCGCGCAGCTCGTCCAGCGACATGAGGTAGCGGTCCTCCAGCGGCAGCGACATGGTGTAGCCCAGCGCCGCCAGGCCTCGCGGGATGATGGACACCTTCGTCACCCGCTCCGCGTACGGCAGCATCCAGCCCACCACCGCGTGGCCCGCCTCGTGGTGCGCGACGATCTCCTTCTCGCGCTCGTTCATGCGGCGGTTCTTCTTCTCCAGCCCCGCCACCACGCGCTCGATGGCCTCCTCGAAGTCCGCCCGCATCACCGCGTCGCGGTTCTTGCGCGCGGCGAGCAGCGCCGCCTCGTTCACCACGTTGGCCAGGTCCGCGCCAGCGAAGCCCGGCGTGCGCGAGGCGATCTGCTTGAGGTCCACGTCCGGGCCCAGCTTCACGCCCTTGGCGTGGATCTCCAGCACCCGCTCGCGGCCGCGCTTGTCCGGGCGGTCCACCAGCACCTGCCGGTCGAAGCGGCCCGGGCGCAGCAGCGCGCTGTCCAGGATCTCCGGGCGGTTCGTCGCCGCCAGGATGATGAGGCCCGCGCGGCTGTCGAAGCCGTCCATCTCCGCGAGCAGCTGGTTGAGCGTCTGCTCGCGCTCGTCGTGACCGCCGGCCACGCCCGAGTTGCGGCTCTTGCCAATGGCATCCAGCTCGTCGATGAAGATGATGCACGGCGCCTTGGCCGTGGCCTGGGCGAAGAGGTCGCGGACCCGCGCCGCGCCCACGCCCACGAACATCTCCACGAACTCCGAACCGGAGAGGTTGAAGAAGGGCACGCCCGCTTCACCCGCGACCGCGCGCGCCAGCAGCGTCTTGCCGGTGCCCGGAGGCCCCACGAGCAGCACGCCCTTGGGGATGCGTCCGCCCAGGCGGCGGAACTTCTCCGGCGTCTTCAGGAACTCGACGATTTCGCGAAGCTCGTCCACGGCCTCGTCCACGCCCGCGACGTCCTTGAAGCCCACGCCGGTGTCGTTCTCCGCCTGCACCTTCGCGCGCGTCTTGCCGAAGCTCATGACGCTCTGGGGGCCCTGGCCCATGCCGCCGGACATCCGGCGCATCATGAAGCTCCAGAAGAGGATGAGCAGGCCCATGGGAATGAGCCAGATCCACAACACCTCGCTGAAGCTGGACTGCGGCACGGCCTCGAACTGGATGCCCTTCTGCTCCAGGAGCGGCACCAGCCCCTCGTCGCCGGGGACGCGGTAGGCCATCCACGGCAGGGCGCTGGGCTCGCTGCGCAGCGTTCCGCGCTCGCCCGGGGGCGGTTGGGCGTTGTCCTTGAGGAAGCCCTTGACCCACTCGTTGGAGATCTGCACGCGGCTGAACTGGTTGTTCTCCACCGCGTCGCGAAGCTGGCTGTACGACACACGGCGGACGCCCGCGTCCTGAAACACGTTCCGGAACAGCAGGAACCCCAGGACGAGCAGGAGGATGTAGCCCAGTGGTGAGCCGAACTTGAACCCACCTTTCGTGGGTGTTGGCTTGTCGCTCTTCTTTCCGCGCGGGCCCATCCCCGGCGGCAGGTCCTGTGGCTTCATCGTCGGCACGCTCGCCCTCCCCCTCCCCCGTACACACCGACACCATGTCGTGTGACGGTTCCCTCAGCCGGCCAAAGATGGTCACCCCCGCCAAGCCGTCAACCGCAGGGCGTGACAGGGCGACGACGAAGGCGTGCCGGACTGTCCACTCAGCGGCAGTCCACGCGCACCAGGGGCTCCCCTGTGAACTCACTGCCCAGCAGATAGCCGCGGCCGTCCTGGAGAAAGGTGACGGCCTCCGCCTGGGCCTGGCTCGCGCCGGGGACCTCCACCACCTGCGCCTGGATGAAGTCCTCCAGCCGCTTCGCGCCCGGGCGGCGCAGCTCCCAGACTCGGGTGTACGTGCGCACCAGCAAGCGCTCGCCCGAGGGGTGCAGCGCGGCGGCGGTGGCCAGGCGGTCCACGTCGTCGGGCACGCGCAAGGTGCCCAACCTGGTGGCCGTGCCCGTCGCGCCTGGCTTCAGGCCCTCCACCGCGTAGAGGTCGCCCAGCGAGGCGCGCGTCTTCGTCAGGATGGCGATGCGGCCGGAGCGCTCGTCGATGATGAGCGACTCCGCGTCGTGCGCGCCGTCCGCGTACGTGAAGGCAAGCGTCTCCACCGGGAGCGTGGCATCCACGAGGGTCTGGGGCTCCGCCACGCGGAACAGGCGCACTTCCTTGCGCCGCTCGAAGTTGTCGCCGGTGTCCGCCAGGTAGACGCAGGGGGTCTTGTCCCCCGGCGCGCACGGGCCCACCGCCACGTCCTCGATGTCGCGCGGATCCGCGCCAGTGAGCGTCAGCGTGGCCTTCACCGCGCCGGTCTCATCCAGGGCGAACAGCGCGAACGCGTTGTTGGAGTCGTTGTGAGCCCAGAAGATGCCCGGGTGGAGCTGGCTCGCGGCCAGCCCCGACAGCTCGGGCACCTGCCGGGGCACGGTGCC comes from the Corallococcus silvisoli genome and includes:
- a CDS encoding nucleotide exchange factor GrpE, with the protein product MAGNPSSDETPEAKASANTTEEAEVVSAEAPAEAEQDGEVARLQQELEAARRRVNELARGLQDLTKDREEFKQRLTRERERMLDVERGNVARTLLEAIDELDLAMAASHQDASPLAQGVRMIRDSLLSKAQATGIERIQVMGRPYDPNVAEAADMEVTPVQDDDQKVVAEFRAGYRLKDRVIRPARVKVARYVAPAQA
- a CDS encoding RNA polymerase sigma factor region1.1 domain-containing protein — translated: MENRIGKSYVARKSLFAKGLKDGRLTVQEIEEALPPGTLTAAERWLLYYSLRAAQVEIIDEVTGQVDHGFMAEAPPSAPSNH
- the ftsH gene encoding ATP-dependent zinc metalloprotease FtsH, giving the protein MKPQDLPPGMGPRGKKSDKPTPTKGGFKFGSPLGYILLLVLGFLLFRNVFQDAGVRRVSYSQLRDAVENNQFSRVQISNEWVKGFLKDNAQPPPGERGTLRSEPSALPWMAYRVPGDEGLVPLLEQKGIQFEAVPQSSFSEVLWIWLIPMGLLILFWSFMMRRMSGGMGQGPQSVMSFGKTRAKVQAENDTGVGFKDVAGVDEAVDELREIVEFLKTPEKFRRLGGRIPKGVLLVGPPGTGKTLLARAVAGEAGVPFFNLSGSEFVEMFVGVGAARVRDLFAQATAKAPCIIFIDELDAIGKSRNSGVAGGHDEREQTLNQLLAEMDGFDSRAGLIILAATNRPEILDSALLRPGRFDRQVLVDRPDKRGRERVLEIHAKGVKLGPDVDLKQIASRTPGFAGADLANVVNEAALLAARKNRDAVMRADFEEAIERVVAGLEKKNRRMNEREKEIVAHHEAGHAVVGWMLPYAERVTKVSIIPRGLAALGYTMSLPLEDRYLMSLDELRDKMAGMMGGRAAEEIFIGEVSTGASNDIKQATEIAKMMVRDYGMSTLGPVALSGEQGPGFLRSAGLPESRSYSEQTARMIDDEVRKMVSEALDRAREVLNIHREKVEALAARLLATEVIEEEAMITILGPKVYAQRGLLHPEARTVISAHPVGGTESEPTVPPTQHAEGKLDS